A stretch of the Haloarcula ordinaria genome encodes the following:
- a CDS encoding HalOD1 output domain-containing protein translates to MEYETENNHSPVQAIVTALADAADIDPVDLPPISEHVDPAALNALFDPHDRTTDGDTVLSFQVDPWNVFVRSDGFIRVCDATQRTDLGPVFASIST, encoded by the coding sequence GTGGAGTACGAGACTGAAAATAATCACTCTCCGGTACAGGCCATTGTTACGGCGCTGGCGGATGCTGCTGATATCGATCCAGTCGATCTCCCGCCGATAAGTGAGCATGTTGACCCGGCTGCACTCAACGCTCTGTTTGATCCCCATGACAGAACCACAGACGGAGACACTGTTCTCAGTTTTCAGGTAGATCCTTGGAACGTATTCGTCCGCTCCGACGGCTTCATCCGCGTCTGTGACGCGACACAGCGAACCGATCTAGGTCCCGTTTTTGCATCTATCAGCACCTAA